The following nucleotide sequence is from Jatrophihabitans sp..
GCAGCTCGGCGATGATCTTGGCGAACTCGGCGTCGGTGTCGATGCCGGCCAGCGGGTCCGGCGGCGGCTCCTCGCGGTCGCGATAGCGGTGCTGGGCCACCTCGATTCCCAGTTCGGAGGCGATCTCGGTCAGCACCTGGCGGGCCTCGGACGTCTGGTCGGCGGCCACGTACAGCCGGTCGGCGGTCACCGGGTCACTGGTCGGCGTCGGCTCGACGTAGGCGGGCACGTCGCGCAGGCCGAGCACGTCGAGCAGGTGGTCGGCCAGTCGCGGGTCGACGTCGGCCACCGGGGAGAACTTGTCCGAGTCCAGGCCGTTGTCTCGGCGGCCCCGGTGCGAGGCGGGTGAGCTCACTAGTCACCGACGCCGGTGCGGGTGTGCTGGGAGATGAAGTCGACGCTGCCGGTGAAGATCAGCTCGGCGTCGTTGTCGAGGGTCGCCACGTGGTAGCTGTCGGGCAGGCTGACCTCGCGCACGGTGGTGGAGGTGGCGCCGTCGTGCAGCAACTTGCCCGACAGCGCGTCGACCACGTGGTCCTCGGCGGAGTGGAAGTACAGGATCGGCACGGTGATCTTTGCCAGGTCGGCGATCACCAGCCGCCACATCGCCTGCATCGAGACGAAAGCCCGCAGCGGCGTGCGGTCATAGGCGAGCTCGGTGACACCGGCCTTCTTGATGTCGCTGCCGATGCCCGGGCGCGAGGGGAGCGCCCGGGCCACGTACTTGGCCAGAGCCGCGTCCTTGCGCATGGTGCCGTAGGCCACGTTGACCAGCACCAGCCCGCCCAGCTTGCTCGACGGCTGGCCGGCGAGGTCCTCGGCGAGCCGGGTGACCAGGCTGCCGCCCATCGACAGCCCGCAGGCGAACACGGTGTCGCAGCGGGCGGCGAGCTCGTCGTAGCCGCGTCGGATCTCGGCGTACCAGTCGGTCCAGGGGGTGGCGTTCAGCTCCTGCCAGGTGGTGCCGTGCCCCGGCAGGCGCGGCAAACGCACCGAATAGCCCTGCGCTGCCAGATGCTCGGCCCAGGGCCGCATGCTCTGGGGCGTGCCCGTGAAACCGTGGCTGATCAGCACTCCGGTCCGGCCGGCGGCGCCGTCGCCGTCGACTGCGAACGGCTCGGCTCCTGCGAGGATCGGCACGCGTGATCTCCTTCTGCGCGATAGCTGGCTCTCATCATGCCGTGACGGGTCCGTCCTGGCGAGTCCTCGCCTGCTCCTCCCGACGCGCTGGCGCTTGATTGTCGCCCGCCTGTCGGCCGGACTAAGGTCAGAACACCCGATCGGTTCGGTGATCTGCGCTGGAGGTGCTGAGTGCTGTACTGGTTTCTGAAGAACGTCGCGCTCGGTCCATGGCTGCGGACGATCTGGCGACCCTACGTCGAGGGCGCTGAGAACGTGCCGGAGACCGGCGGCGCGATCCTGGCCAGCAACCACCTGTCGTTCTGCGACTCGTTCTTCATGCCGCTGGTAGTCAAGCGGCGGGTCACCTTTCTGGCCAAGGCGGAGTACTTCACCACCCCCGGGCTCAAGGGCCGGCTGACCGCGATGTTCTTCGCCGCCGCCGGCCAGGTGCCCATCGACCGGGACGACGCCGACGCCGCCAGGGGGGCGCTGACCGCCGGCGTCCGGATCCTGCGCAGAGGCGAGCTGCTCGGCATCTACCCCGAGGGCACCCGGTCACCGGACGGCCGGCTGTACAAGGGCAAGACCGGGGTCGCCCGGATGGCCCTGGAAGCGGGCGTGCCGGTGATCCCGGTGGCCATGATCGACACCGAGAAGATGATGCCGACCGGACGCAAGCTGCCGCACCTGCGCCCGCGGCCCGGGGTCCGGTTCGGCAAGCCGCTGGACTTCTCACGTTATGAGGGGCTGGCCGGTGACCGGTTCGTCGAACGGTCGATGACCGACGAGATCCTCTATGAGCTGATGCAGCTGTCGGGCCAGGAGTACGTCGACACCTACGCGAGCAAGGTGAAGCTGCAGACAGGCGCCAACCTCGGATTCGGCGCCAAGAAGGGCCTAGCCCACCCCGACGCGGTCGGCAGCACCTCCGATGACCGGTTGCCGGTCGAGCGAGCCGGCTGAGGCGAGCCGGCGACCACGTGCGCTACTTCTACGACTGCGAGTTCATCGAGGACGGCCGGACGATCTCGCTGGTGTCGATCGGATTCGTCGACGAGAATGGCCGGGAGTTCTACGCCGTCTCGACCGAGTTCGACCCCGACCGGGCGATCGACTGGGTGCGCAAGCACGTGCTCAACCAGCTGCCCTCGCCCGCTGACCCGGCCTGGCGGTCCCGGACGCGCATCCGCGATGACCTGCTGGCCTACCTGACCGAGCCGGGCGAGCCGATCGAGCTGTGGGCGTGGATGGCCAGCTACGACCACGTCGCGCTTGCCCAGCTATGGGGCGACATGCGCGCGCTGCCCCGCCAGATCCCCCGGTTCACCCACGAGCTGCGCCAGCTCTGGGAGGCGGCGGGGTCACCGCCGTTGCCCGGCGCCGGCGCCGACGTCCACGACGCGCTGGCTGACGCCCGGCACAACCTGGCCCGCTGGAAGCTGATCACCGGCGCCGTCGCGCCGGGCGCCGCCGGCGGTCGCTAAGCTCGAAATCCCGACAGCGCCGTCGATCCGCCCGCCCGCCAGCCGACTCCACGAAGTCGCTCCGCAGTCGCTTGTCAGCCGCCAGGAAAGGACCGCACAGATGCGCATCGGTGTATTGACCGGCGGGGGAGACTGCCCCGGCCTGAACGCCGTGATCCGGGCCGTGGTGCGCAAAGGGGCCGGGGTGTTCGGCTACGAGTTCGTCGGGTTCCGCGACGGCTGGAAGGGCCCGCTGGAGGGCCTGACCATGCCGTTGGGCATCACTGAGGTCCGCGGCATCCTGCCGCGTGGCGGCACCATCCTGGGGTCCTCGCGGACCAACCCGTTCAAGATCGACGGCGGGGTGGAGAAGATCCGCGAGAACCTGCACAGCTTCGGCGTCGACGCCCTGATCGCGATCGGCGGCGAGGACACCTTGGGAGTGGCCACCCAGCTGCACGAGCACGGCGTGAACGTCATCGGCGTGCCCAAGACCATCGACAACGACCTCAACGCCACCGACTACACCTTCGGCTTCGACACCGCGGTGAACATCGCGATGGAGGCCATCGACCGGCTGCACACCACCGCTGAGTCACATCACCGGGCACTCATCGTGGAGGTGATGGGCCGGCACGCCGGCTGGATCGCCCTGCACGCAGGCATTGCCGGGGGCGCCAACGTGATCCTGATCCCCGAGCAGCGCTTCTCGATCGAGCGGGTGTGCGCTTATGTGGAAAGCCGATTCGAGTCTCACTACGCCCCGATCGTCGTGATCGCCGAGGGCGCGATGCCCTTGGAGGGTGAGATGCGCACCCTGGAGAAGGAGGTCGACGCCTTCGGCCACGCCCGGCTCGGCGGCATCGGCGACTGGCTGGCCTCGGAGATCGAGCGCCGCACCGGCAAGGAGGCCCGGACCACGGTGCTGGGCCACATCCAGCGCGGCGGCACCCCGACCGCCTTCGACCGGGTGCTGGCCACCCGGTTCGGCCTGCACGCCATCGACGCGGCGCACGCCGGTGACTGGGGCAAGATGGTGGCGCTCAGCGGCACCGAGATCGTCCGGGTGCCCTTGGCAGAGGCCACGAAGACCCTGAAAACGGTCCCGAATGAGTTTTACTCCGAAGCAGAAGTGTTCTTCGGCTGACCCGGTCGAGGCCGGCCTCACCAACCGAGGCGTCTTGCCACCCCTGCGAACTAGGTAGTGTTTGACCGTGACCTCAACCGTCGAGTCCGCCGACGCCGACCTGGGATTAGACGCCTGGCGCGAGCTGACCGCCGCGCAGCAGCCGAACTGGCCCGATCAGGCAGCGCTTCGCGAGGTGGCCGACCACCTGTCCCAACTGCCGCCGCTGGTGGTGGCAGACGAGATCGACGCGCTGACCTCCCGGCTGGCGCAGGTCGCGCGAGGTGAGGCGTTCCTGCTGCAGGGCGGTGACTGCGCCGAGACGTTTGCGACCTCGTCGCAGGCCGACATCGCCGGCAAGGTCCGGGTGCTGCTGCAGATGGCGGTGGTGCTCACCTACGGCGCCTCGATGCCGGTGGTGAAGGTGGGCCGGATGGCCGGCCAGTACGCCAAGCCGCGCTCGACCGACCTGGACGCCTTCGGGCTGCCGTCCTACCGCGGCGACATGGTGAATGAGATGAGCGGCGACCTGGCAGCCCGTACGCCCGATCCGCGCCGGATCCTGCGGGCCTACTCGACGGCCGCCTCGACGCTGAACCTGCTGCGGGCCTACGCCGGCGGCGGGCTGGCCTCGCTGGAGAAGGTGCACGCCTGGAACACCGCCTTCGCCCGCAACACCGAGACCGGCATCCGGTACGAGCAGCTGGCCGCCGAGATCGACCGGGCCGTCCGGTTCATGCGGGCCTGCGGGGTGCACGACGCGGTGCTCGAGGGCGTGGAGCTCTACGCCAGCCACGAGGCGCTGATCCTGGAGTACGAGCGCGCGCTGACCAAGGTCGAGAACCACCGCGCCTATGACCTGTCGGCCCACTTCGTCTGGGTCGGCGAGCGCACCCGCCAGATGGACGGCGCGCACCTGGACTTCGTCTCCCGGATCGCCAATCCGATCGGCGTCAAGTTGGGCCCGAGCACGACGCCCGAGTCAGCCGTGGAGCTGGTGGAGCGGCTGGATCCCCATGGAGTCCCCGGCCGGTTGACCCTGATCAGCCGGATGGGAAACCAGCGCGTGCGCGACACGCTGCCCCCGATCATCGAGAAGGTCCAGTCCACCGGCCACCTGGTGGTCTGGCAGTGCGACCCGATGCACGGCAACACCGAGGAGACCGCCGAAGGGGTCAAGACCCGGCACCTGGACCGGATCATCGACGAGGTCGACGGCTTCTTCGACGTGCACGAGCAGCTGGGGACCCATCCCGGCGGCCTGCACGTCGAGCTGACCGGCGATGACGTGACCGAATGCATAGGCGGCACCGCCGAGCTGACCGCCGCGGATCTGGGCCGGCGCTATGAGACGGCGTGTGACCCCCGGCTCAACATCGAGCAGTCGCTGGAGTTGGCCTTCCGGGTCGCCGAGCGGCTGGTCGCAGACCGGCGCAATCGCCAGCAGCGCCAGGGCGCCGAAGGAGGAACGGCGTGAACGCGCTGCCGGCCGTGGTGGATCTGCGCAGTGACACGGTCACCAAGCCGTCGGCGGGAATGCGGCGGGCGATGGCTGAGGCCGAGGTCGGAGACGACGTCTACGGCGATGACCCGACGGTCAACGCCCTGGAGGCCGAGGTGGCCCGCATGCTGGGCTACGAGGCCGGCCTGTTCACGGCGACCGGCTCGCTGGCCAATCAGCTGGCCCTGCGGTTGCTCGTCAAGCCGGGCGAAGAGCTGGTCTGTGACCGGATCGCGCACGTGGTCCGGGCCGAGATGGGGGCGGCGGCGGCCTTCTCCGGCATCACCACCCGCACCTGGGAGGCTGCCGCCGGCCGGCTGGACCCGGACACGGTGGCCGCGGTGATCACCCCGAACGCCGGCTGGCACCAGGTCTCGACCACTGCGATCGCGGTGGAGAACACCCATAACTTCGGCGGCGGCACGGTGCAGCCGATCGAGGCCGTCCGGGCGGTGCAGGAGCTCGGCCGGGCGCACGGCCTGGGTCTGCACCTCGACGGCGCCAGGCTCTGGAACGCCCACGTCGCCTCGGGCGTGCCGCTGCTGGAACTGGCGGCCGGCTTCGACACCGTGTCGGTCTGCCTGTCCAAGGGGCTCGGCGCCCCGGTGGGATCGGTGTTGGTCGCTTCGGCCGAACGGATCGCCGAGGCTCGCACCTGGCGCAAGCGTTACGGCGGCGGCATGCGGCAGGTCGGCATCCTGGCCGCCGGAGGCCTCTTCGCCCTGCGGCACAACATCGAACGGCTTGCTGAGGATCACGACCGGGCGGCCCGGTTGGCCGCGGCGCTGGGCCAGAAGCCGGAGCTGACCGAGACCAACATCGTGGTCCTGCGGGTGCCCGACGCCCCGGCGGTGGGACGGGCCGCGCTGGAGCAGGGGGTGGTGGTCTCGGTGATCGGGCCGAGCTTGCTGCGCCTGGTGACCCACCTTGACATCGACGACGACGGCCTCGACCGGGCGATCGAGGTGCTGGGCCCGCTGCTGGCAGGCTGATCCCGGGTTCTCATCCAGACGACTGGACGGGTTCATCGCCGCGCCGATGAGGCTGCGCGTCCTTCGGCGTTCACCCCGGTGGTAGGCGCAGGAGAACGGGGACGGCGGCTTCTATGAGCCCCGACCCGCGACAGAAGGGAAGCAGCACGATGGACTGGAAGCTTGAAGTGGTGGTGGTGCCGGTGTCAGACGTGGACCGCGCCAAGGAGTTCTACACCGAGAAGCTGGGCTTCAACCTCGATGTCGACCACCGGGCAGGTGAGAACTTCCGGGTCGTGCAGATGACCCCGCCCGGATCAGCCTGCTCGGTCACGATCGGCACCGGCCTCGGTGACGCGGCGCCGGGCTCGGTGCGCGGCCTGCAACTGGTCGTCTCTGACATCGAGGCCGCGCACGCGCAGCTGACGGCTCGGGGCGTCGAGGCCAGCGAGATCTCGCATTTCGACGAGGGCGGCCTCAAGCCGGGCTTGGACCCCGAGCGTCGGGAGTTCGGCTCGTTCGTCTTCTTCAGCGACCCCGACGGCAACACCTGGACGGTGCAGGAGGGCAAGCGGGCCGAGGCGTCGGCGTGACGGTTCCGGTCGCACCGGACCGGAGCAGACTGTAACGGTGCATCCGGTACGGGCGTCCAAGCTGCTCTCGCGCGTCTTGCGGCACGATCCCGCATCGGTAGGCATCACCCTCGATCCCGCCGGCTGGGTCGAGGTCGACACGCTGCTCACGGCATTGCGGGAGCACGGCTACCGGTTGTCGCGCGAGCAATTGCGGCAGTTGGTGGCCGCAAGCGACAAGCAGCGCTTCGCACTGGATCCGGCCACCGATCGGATCAGAGCCAACCAGGGTCATTCCGTCGCCGTGGATCTCGGCCTGCCGCCGGCGGTGCCCCCGGACCGGCTCTATCACGGCACGCCGTGCCGCAACGTCGAGTCGATCCTGGCTGAGGGGATCAACCGCGGTGGCAGGCACGACGTGCACCTCTCACCCGACGTCGAGACCGCCCGCCGGGTCGGCGCCCGCCGCGGCCGGTGCGCTGTGCTGGTGGTCGCCGCCGGCGCCATGCATCGCGACGGCCACCTGTTCAGCGTCTCGGACAACGGCGTGTGGCTCACCGGCCACGTCCCGGCGGGTTATCTGACCCTGCTGAGCTGAGCTGAGCCGAGCTGAGGCCGCTCGCCGGTTAAGGTCACCGGCATGACGACACCAGGCGCCATCTCATGGGTGGGACTGCTCACGCTGATGGTCGACGGGCCCGACCTTCCGGTGCGCGGGATGATCAGCAGCCGGGAAGGTGACGATGAGTCCCAGCACTACTTCGGATGGACGGCGTTCGCCGGCGATCCGGTGCCGGTGTTCGCCGGGTTCGCCGCGGCTGTGGACGTCGAGGCCGGCGTCGAACCGCCGGAGGAGCACATCCCCGAGGAGCCCGTGCTGACCCGAGTCTGGCGTTCGGGCCGACGAGTGCGGCTGGAGCATCCGGACGGCCGGCCCACCCTGATCGTCGGCGACGAGCTGTGCTGGCGGTTCCGCGGTGACGATCCGGTGCCGGTGGAGTCGCCCAGCCGCGTCGTGGTCTACCAGGGCAACGGCACCGGTTTGCTGCACCGGCGGGAGGCCGACGGGTTCACCGGCGAGGACTTCACCCGGCCGACCGGGCCGATCGGTGAGACCACCTTCCTGGGACGTCCGGCCTACACCGTCGAGCTGGCGCCGCCGGCCCACAAGCCGTACCCGATCCAGCTGGTCGTCGACGCCGAGACCGGCCTGGTGCTGCAGCAGCGCAACGACGGGTTCGGCGCGGTGGACGAGTGGACCGAGATCGTCGTCGGCGAGCAGGCCGATGACCGGTTGTTCTCCTGGGACGGGCCGGTCCGCCCGGAGGCCGACGAGCGTGCCGAACTGGAGCAGGAGTGGCAGGCCGAGCAGGCCGAGCGGGCCGAGTGGTTCCGCGCCAACGTCGCGCCGCTGCCGCTCCGGCTGGAGCTGGACCTGGGCGTGCACGTCCACGTCCACGAGTCCGACGGCTCGTTCGAGGCCAGCATCGGCGAGAGCCACCTAGGTTCGCTGGCTCGCCGGCCCAGTTCGGAGGACGACTGGCCCCTGGGCTGGTCCGAGGTTCAGCACCGGTGGTCCGCCGATGGCTGGGACTGGGCGCTCAGCATCCACGACGACCAGTTGACCGAAGCCGGCCTCCTGAGGCTCAAGCAGACCCTCGGCGGGGCATAAACCGCCGTTCTAGGTTATTTTCAGGCCAGGGATGTTTCAGGCCGGCTTACTCGCAGGCCATGATGATCTGCGGCCAGCGTGATCTGCGGGCCGGCACCGGAGAGCGAGGGGAGTGGCGCGATGTCGTTGACGGAGATTCACGACCCGGTGATGTTCGCGATCCCGGTTTTCCTGGTGTTCCTGGCCCTGGAGATCGTCGCCATCCACGTCCTGCACCACGACCAGTTCGACGTCGGCCGGAGCGCAGCGGGCGAGGTCGTGCGCGGCTATGACCCGGCCGACACCCGCACCAGCCTGACGATGGGCGTCGGCTACGCGGTGGTCAACATGTTCTGGCGGCTGGTGGCGCTGGTCGTCTACGCCGCCCTGTACGAGTGGACCCCGCTGCGGCTGAGCCCGCACTACTGGTGGACCTGGGTGCTGCTGTTCTTCGCCGACGACCTGGTCTACTACGGCTTCCACCGGGCCTCGCACCGAATCCGGTTCTTCTGGGCCGGCCACATCGTGCACCACTCCTCGACGCACTACAACTTCTCGACCGCGCTGCGGCAGAAGTGGACGCCGATGCTCCTGCTGCCGTTCTGGATGCCGCTGGCGCTGCTCGGCTTTGCGCCGTGGATGATCTTCACCGCGATGGCCTGGAGCCTGACCTATCAGTTCTTCCTGCACACCGAGAAGATCGGCAAGATGCCGGCCTGGTTCGAGGCGGTGTTCAACACCCCGTCGCACCACCGGGTGCACCACGGCAGCGACGCCGACTACCTCGACGTCAACTACGCCGGCATCCTGATCATCTGGGACCGGATGTTCGGCAGCTTCGTGCCCGAGACCCACCGCCCGACCTACGGCCTGACCAAGAACATCGACACCTACAACCCGATCAAGGTCGCGTTCGGCGAGTTCGTGAACATGGGCCGCGACGTCCGGCGCGCGCATGGGGTGAAGGCCAAGCTCGGCCACATGTTCGGCCCGCCCGGCTGGCAGCCTGCCGGCGCCCGGCTCGATCCGGCGCAGCCGAACCCCGAGCAGCTGAGCCCGGTCCGGCGGGCTTAGTCGGACTTGCCCTCGGAGTCGGTCGACACCACAGTGCCGGGGACGACCGGCTGGTCAGAGCCCTCGAAGTCGCTCGGGTCGATCTCCGGCTCGGCGTCGTCGAACTGGTAGTCCGACTGCGGTTTGCCGGGGTTGCCGTTCTTCGCGGCGTTCTCGTCGTCGACGCGCGGGTCGCCGTACACCTGGTCTTCGAGCGGGTTGGTCATGGTGCCTCCAGACGCAGGGCCGATCCTCGCGATCGGCAGCTGGCCGCTGGCTCGGGCCTGGTTCGACTCTAGCGCGGGTGGCTAACCGGCCTGGTAGGCCGCCGAGGTCCGGCCGAGCAGCGCGGGCAGGGTCAGCACGATCTGGGCCAGCTCGTCCAGCGACGCGCCCTGCAACGCCTGCGGCCCGTCCACCAGCGCCACCTCCGGGTGCGGGTGGACGTCGACCATCACGCCGTCGGCGCCGGCCGCGATGCCGGCCCGGGCCAGCGGCACCACCAGGTCTCGCCGGCCGGCTGCATGCGAGGGGTCGACGATGATCGGCAGGTGCGACAGCTGTTGCATCATCGGCACCGCGGAGACGTCGAGCAGGTTGCGGATGGTCGGCTCGAAGGATCGGATGCCCCGCTCGCAGAGCACGATGTCGAGGTTGCCGCGCTGGGCGACGTACTCGGCGGCCATCAGCCACTCCTCATAGGTGGCCGACAGCCCGCGCTTGATCATGATCGGCTTGCCCACGCTGCCCACCGCCTGCAACAGCCCGAAGTTCTGCATGTTGCGGGTGCCGATCTGCAGCATGTCGGCGTACTCGGCGACCAGGTCGACATCCTTGACGTCCAGCACTTCGGTCACGAACGGCAGGCCGGTCTCCTGCCGCACTTCGGCCAGGATCTTGAGCCCGGCGCCGGCCAGGCCCTGGAAGGCGTAGGGAGAGCTGCGCGGTTTGTAGGCGCCGCCGCGCAGCAGGCTGGCGCCGGCGCGCTTGGCCAGCAGAGCCGACTCCATCGCCTGCTCGGCCGACTCCACCGCGCAGGGCCCGGCGATCAGGGTGAAGGTGTCCGGCCCGATCGGCACCCCGCCGACCCGGACGGTGCTGCGTTTGGTGTGGTTCTCAGCCGCCACCAGCTTGTAGGGCGCGGTGATCCGCTTGGTGTCGACCACCCCGGGCAGGCCCATCGCGTCGATGGTCTCCAGCACCGCCTCGGCGCCGATCACCCCGATGATCGTGCGAGTGACCCCCCGGCTGACGAAGGCCTGGCCGCCGTGGACCTCGATATGGGCGACCACGGCCTCGATGTCGGCCTGCGTCGCGGCAGCAGTCATCACTATCACCATGCGTTCGAGGCTAATCGCAGCCAGCGGGAGCCGGCGCCCTCGCCACCTGCCGAGCTCGTCAGATCGCGGTCAGACCACCGTCAGCAGCACTTCGGCGCCGGGCCGCACCTGGGTTCCAGCGCCTGGGTCCATGCCCACCACGGTGCCGAGGAACCCGCCGAAGGCCCGCTTGACCCGCACTTTCAGGCCCAGCGCCTCAAGCCGGCCGCGGGCCTCGGCGATCGGCGTGCCGTTGCGGATCTGGGGGAGCGTGACCAGTCGCGGGCCCTGGGAGATGACCAGGTTGACGGTGCTGAACTTCGCCACCGAGGACTTGGCCGAGGGGTCCTGGCGGATCACCGAGCCGGCCGGGACAGTGTCGGAGTGCTCCTGCCCGAGAGCGAGCTTGAAGCCGGCCTTGGTGAGCGTCGCGCTGGCCTGGTCCTGGCTCTGGTCGCGGACGTCGGGCACTGGCACGATCGGCGGCCCGGTCGAGACGTAGACGGTGACCACCGAGTCCCGCTTGACCTTGCTGGTCGGCTGGGGCTCGGTCCGGATCACCTTGCCGGGGGCGAGCTTGCCAGTGCCGTCGGCGGCGTTGCGGCGGACCAGCCGCACCGGTATCTCGGCGAAGGACTGCTGGGCCTCGGCGTAGTCGCGGCCTGCGACCTGCGGGACGGTGAACCGCTCGGCGCCGGAAGAGATCACCAGTCGCACGCTGCGTCCACCCAGCAGGTGGGTGCCCGCGTCGGGGTGGGTGCCCAGCACAGCGCCCGCGGCGGCGGTCTCGGAGAACGCCTGGTCGACCGTCGGGTCGACGGTGAAGCCGGCGTCGCGCAGCTGTTGCACCGCCGTCGCCCGGCTGGCGCCCGCCACCGTGGGCACCTCGTGATACCGCCCGACCGCCAGGTACCACGCGCCGTAGCCGGTGAGCAGCCCCAGCAGCAGCACGATCGTGACCACGACGGCGGTCCGCCGCCGGTTGCGCCGGCGCCGGCTCGACGCGGGGCCGGCCCCGGGCGGCCGGTCGGCGCCTGCGGTGGCGCCGCCGGCACGCTGGGACCGGTCGAGCTGGTGCACGGTGGTGTGCTGCAGATCGGTGGCGCCAGGCCGGGCCGGGGTCGGAGCGGTGGCCGAGCTCGCGGTGGCCGCACCGCCTTCGGGCAGCCGAGTGATCCGCTGGGTGTCGGTGCTGACAGCGGCCGCGCCTGCGGTGTCCGGCCGGGGCGGCACGCCGAGCACCGGCAGGCCCAGGTCGATCCGGGCGTCGTGCAGTTCGGCGAGCAGGGCGCCTGCGTCCAGCGGTCGACCGCCCGGTTCGCGGTTGGCGGCCCGCAGCACGATCTCGTCCAGCTGCGGGGGGATGCCCGGCCGGCGGGTGGACGGCGCGGGCACGTCGGAGTTCACGTGCTGGTAGGCCACCGCCATCGCGCTGTCGCCGGTGTAGGGCGGCGCGCCGGTCAGCAGTTCGAACAGCACCACCCCGGCCGAGTAGACGTCGGAGCGGGCATCGGCTGACCCGCGCGAGATCTGCTCCGGCGGGCAGTAGGCGACGGTGCCCATCATCAACCCGGTTCGGGTGCTGCTGGGGTCGGCCTCGATCGCCCGGGCCAGGCCGAAGTCCGCGACCTTCACCGCGCCGTCGTCGGACAGCAGGATGTTCTCGGGCTTGACGTCGCGGTGCACCAGGCCGGCCCGGTGCGCCGCGGCCAGCGCGCCCAGCACCGGCTCCATGATCGACACCGCCAGCGCCGGCGGCAGCGCGCCACGTTCGCGCAGCAGGTCGCGCAAGGTCCGCCCGCGCACCAGCTCCATCACCAGGAAGACATGCCCGTCGTCAGAACCCTGGTCATAGACGGCGACGGCGTTGAGGTGCGACAGCCTGGCCGCCACGCGTGCCTCACGGGCGAACCGGTCGGCGAACGCCGGGTCGGTGGACAGGGCAGCCGACATCACCTTGACCGCCACCGGGCGGTCAAGGCGCTCGTCCAGTGCGCTGTACACGGTCGACATGCCGCCCCGGGCGAGCTGGTGGAGTATCCGGTAGCGACCTTCCAGCACCCGGCCGACGATCCGATCTCCAGCCGTCTGCACACCGCGATTCTAGGTGGCGGCCGATAGCGGCAGGGCATCGCCGCGCGGCGGGCGGCGCCCGCGATGGCGGCAGTAGGGTTGGGGGCATGCCAGCGCAGGGCCGATCGCGGCGACGCGACAGCGCCCGGGGCGGCGATTCCGATCCCGTCGCGCCGCCGTCCCGGCCGCGGATCGAGCTGATCGCCGACACCGACCATCCCGGCGGCGCCATGCTGGTGATGGACGACGTCCGGCAGTCCTACGTCGACATCGACGACCCCACCTATCTGGACTTCGAGTACATCCAGTACTTCGCCAGCGTGCTGGCGACCCTGCCGGACGGCCCGCTGGCGGTCACCCACATCGGCGGCGGCGCCCTGACCATGGCGCGCTACCTGCAGGCCTGCCGGCCCGGCTCGCCGCAGATCGTTCTGGAGCCCGACACCGAGCTGACCGA
It contains:
- a CDS encoding RNA 2'-phosphotransferase, coding for MHPVRASKLLSRVLRHDPASVGITLDPAGWVEVDTLLTALREHGYRLSREQLRQLVAASDKQRFALDPATDRIRANQGHSVAVDLGLPPAVPPDRLYHGTPCRNVESILAEGINRGGRHDVHLSPDVETARRVGARRGRCAVLVVAAGAMHRDGHLFSVSDNGVWLTGHVPAGYLTLLS
- a CDS encoding 3-deoxy-7-phosphoheptulonate synthase class II gives rise to the protein MTSTVESADADLGLDAWRELTAAQQPNWPDQAALREVADHLSQLPPLVVADEIDALTSRLAQVARGEAFLLQGGDCAETFATSSQADIAGKVRVLLQMAVVLTYGASMPVVKVGRMAGQYAKPRSTDLDAFGLPSYRGDMVNEMSGDLAARTPDPRRILRAYSTAASTLNLLRAYAGGGLASLEKVHAWNTAFARNTETGIRYEQLAAEIDRAVRFMRACGVHDAVLEGVELYASHEALILEYERALTKVENHRAYDLSAHFVWVGERTRQMDGAHLDFVSRIANPIGVKLGPSTTPESAVELVERLDPHGVPGRLTLISRMGNQRVRDTLPPIIEKVQSTGHLVVWQCDPMHGNTEETAEGVKTRHLDRIIDEVDGFFDVHEQLGTHPGGLHVELTGDDVTECIGGTAELTAADLGRRYETACDPRLNIEQSLELAFRVAERLVADRRNRQQRQGAEGGTA
- a CDS encoding 6-phosphofructokinase; this translates as MRIGVLTGGGDCPGLNAVIRAVVRKGAGVFGYEFVGFRDGWKGPLEGLTMPLGITEVRGILPRGGTILGSSRTNPFKIDGGVEKIRENLHSFGVDALIAIGGEDTLGVATQLHEHGVNVIGVPKTIDNDLNATDYTFGFDTAVNIAMEAIDRLHTTAESHHRALIVEVMGRHAGWIALHAGIAGGANVILIPEQRFSIERVCAYVESRFESHYAPIVVIAEGAMPLEGEMRTLEKEVDAFGHARLGGIGDWLASEIERRTGKEARTTVLGHIQRGGTPTAFDRVLATRFGLHAIDAAHAGDWGKMVALSGTEIVRVPLAEATKTLKTVPNEFYSEAEVFFG
- a CDS encoding polyadenylate-specific 3'-exoribonuclease AS; this translates as MRYFYDCEFIEDGRTISLVSIGFVDENGREFYAVSTEFDPDRAIDWVRKHVLNQLPSPADPAWRSRTRIRDDLLAYLTEPGEPIELWAWMASYDHVALAQLWGDMRALPRQIPRFTHELRQLWEAAGSPPLPGAGADVHDALADARHNLARWKLITGAVAPGAAGGR
- a CDS encoding glyoxalase superfamily protein, which codes for MSPDPRQKGSSTMDWKLEVVVVPVSDVDRAKEFYTEKLGFNLDVDHRAGENFRVVQMTPPGSACSVTIGTGLGDAAPGSVRGLQLVVSDIEAAHAQLTARGVEASEISHFDEGGLKPGLDPERREFGSFVFFSDPDGNTWTVQEGKRAEASA
- a CDS encoding GntG family PLP-dependent aldolase, with the protein product MNALPAVVDLRSDTVTKPSAGMRRAMAEAEVGDDVYGDDPTVNALEAEVARMLGYEAGLFTATGSLANQLALRLLVKPGEELVCDRIAHVVRAEMGAAAAFSGITTRTWEAAAGRLDPDTVAAVITPNAGWHQVSTTAIAVENTHNFGGGTVQPIEAVRAVQELGRAHGLGLHLDGARLWNAHVASGVPLLELAAGFDTVSVCLSKGLGAPVGSVLVASAERIAEARTWRKRYGGGMRQVGILAAGGLFALRHNIERLAEDHDRAARLAAALGQKPELTETNIVVLRVPDAPAVGRAALEQGVVVSVIGPSLLRLVTHLDIDDDGLDRAIEVLGPLLAG
- a CDS encoding alpha/beta fold hydrolase, which codes for MPILAGAEPFAVDGDGAAGRTGVLISHGFTGTPQSMRPWAEHLAAQGYSVRLPRLPGHGTTWQELNATPWTDWYAEIRRGYDELAARCDTVFACGLSMGGSLVTRLAEDLAGQPSSKLGGLVLVNVAYGTMRKDAALAKYVARALPSRPGIGSDIKKAGVTELAYDRTPLRAFVSMQAMWRLVIADLAKITVPILYFHSAEDHVVDALSGKLLHDGATSTTVREVSLPDSYHVATLDNDAELIFTGSVDFISQHTRTGVGD
- a CDS encoding lysophospholipid acyltransferase family protein, with translation MLYWFLKNVALGPWLRTIWRPYVEGAENVPETGGAILASNHLSFCDSFFMPLVVKRRVTFLAKAEYFTTPGLKGRLTAMFFAAAGQVPIDRDDADAARGALTAGVRILRRGELLGIYPEGTRSPDGRLYKGKTGVARMALEAGVPVIPVAMIDTEKMMPTGRKLPHLRPRPGVRFGKPLDFSRYEGLAGDRFVERSMTDEILYELMQLSGQEYVDTYASKVKLQTGANLGFGAKKGLAHPDAVGSTSDDRLPVERAG